One part of the Thiothrix nivea DSM 5205 genome encodes these proteins:
- the mutM gene encoding bifunctional DNA-formamidopyrimidine glycosylase/DNA-(apurinic or apyrimidinic site) lyase yields MPELPEVETTRRGIEPWLQGQTIAKVMVRQPKLRWPVPAEISVLEGQVVQELTRRGKYILLHTQAGVALIHLGMSGSLRIVEAGLEPRKHDHFDLVLASGKAVRYHDPRRFGALLWTEENPQQHALLRTLGPEPLGDAFDGDYLYQQSRTRKVSVKEFIMNAHIVVGVGNIYANEALFLARIDPRRAAGRVSRERYHALAQAIRQILAYAIECGGTTLRDFVREDGSPGYFQLELMVYDRAEQLCSACQAPIRRITQGQRSTWFCPVCQR; encoded by the coding sequence ATGCCCGAATTGCCGGAAGTGGAAACCACCCGCCGCGGAATTGAACCCTGGTTGCAGGGTCAGACCATCGCCAAAGTCATGGTGCGGCAACCCAAACTGCGCTGGCCAGTGCCCGCTGAAATCAGTGTGCTGGAAGGGCAGGTGGTGCAGGAGTTGACCCGCCGTGGCAAATACATCTTGCTGCACACGCAGGCAGGAGTTGCGCTGATCCATCTCGGTATGTCAGGTAGCTTACGCATTGTGGAAGCCGGGTTGGAACCACGCAAGCATGATCATTTTGATCTGGTGTTGGCAAGCGGGAAGGCTGTGCGTTACCACGACCCCCGCCGTTTTGGTGCACTGCTGTGGACAGAGGAAAACCCACAGCAACATGCCCTGTTACGCACCCTTGGCCCTGAACCGTTGGGCGATGCGTTTGACGGTGACTACCTGTACCAGCAATCACGCACGCGCAAGGTCAGCGTGAAAGAGTTCATCATGAACGCCCATATCGTTGTCGGCGTGGGAAATATCTATGCCAACGAAGCGCTCTTCCTTGCCCGGATTGACCCACGCCGGGCTGCGGGTCGCGTATCCCGCGAACGTTATCACGCTCTCGCGCAGGCCATCCGCCAGATTCTGGCCTACGCCATTGAATGCGGGGGAACAACCCTGCGCGATTTTGTACGTGAAGACGGGTCGCCGGGGTATTTTCAGCTGGAGCTGATGGTTTATGACCGGGCTGAGCAACTTTGTAGTGCTTGCCAAGCCCCTATCCGCCGTATTACCCAAGGGCAGCGCTCCACTTGGTTCTGCCCCGTTTGCCAGCGCTGA
- a CDS encoding toprim domain-containing protein: protein MALCRAQAEGYQPGGGTVNLQAHMQANIGDAIASPVIDGKWHSGRGKGKDKISYVGHYLPKGMLVRYRHWKESGEECFTWREWGNSQDELDPTEYRRKREEAQARADAAARQAEAERAELLAILQTIIRESAPADHDHPYPLGKRIIAMGARQATKRYQIVPATADTKAQYIAPDDCLIPVYSHTGQLQGIQQITSTGYKLMRGTFKDGLLWIGGGLTTGEVPNRLFIAEGWATACTVHMRTRNPVVVAFATSNLLSAGRWARGRFPDAGVVFAVDNDTGSSVKVHGRKVVNPGRYYATQAAQALGAATCTPPMGGDWNDWHTSQTADEKKSPISANQSGHQSL from the coding sequence GTGGCGCTATGCCGTGCGCAGGCCGAAGGTTATCAACCCGGAGGCGGAACGGTGAACCTGCAAGCGCATATGCAAGCCAATATAGGGGATGCCATCGCCAGCCCCGTCATTGATGGCAAATGGCACTCAGGGCGCGGCAAGGGCAAAGACAAGATTTCCTATGTCGGGCATTACCTGCCCAAGGGGATGCTTGTCCGATACCGCCACTGGAAGGAATCAGGCGAGGAGTGCTTTACGTGGCGGGAGTGGGGCAACAGCCAGGACGAACTTGACCCGACCGAATACCGCCGCAAGCGCGAAGAGGCGCAAGCCAGGGCAGACGCCGCAGCACGGCAGGCAGAGGCAGAGCGGGCGGAACTGCTGGCAATCCTGCAAACCATCATCCGCGAATCAGCACCGGCAGACCATGACCACCCGTACCCATTGGGTAAGCGAATCATCGCAATGGGTGCACGGCAAGCCACCAAGCGTTACCAGATTGTTCCAGCGACCGCAGACACCAAGGCGCAATACATCGCCCCTGATGATTGCCTGATACCCGTCTACAGCCACACCGGCCAATTGCAGGGCATCCAGCAGATCACCAGCACCGGCTACAAGCTGATGCGCGGAACCTTCAAGGATGGGCTGTTGTGGATCGGGGGCGGGCTGACCACGGGCGAAGTGCCAAACCGCTTATTCATCGCTGAGGGCTGGGCGACAGCTTGCACCGTTCACATGCGCACCCGGAACCCTGTCGTGGTGGCGTTTGCAACAAGCAATCTGTTGTCTGCTGGCAGGTGGGCGCGTGGCCGCTTCCCTGATGCCGGGGTTGTGTTTGCCGTGGACAACGACACCGGCAGCAGCGTCAAGGTACATGGTAGGAAAGTTGTAAACCCCGGCAGGTACTACGCCACGCAGGCGGCGCAAGCGCTTGGCGCGGCTACATGCACGCCCCCAATGGGCGGCGACTGGAACGACTGGCACACAAGCCAAACCGCAGACGAAAAAAAAAGCCCGATTAGCGCAAACCAATCAGGCCATCAATCACTTTGA
- a CDS encoding BrnA antitoxin family protein, which produces MNGNTTHVEKPLTDEGGEVRELTAADMAAFSPLADVLPELAKIVPRRGKQKAPTKERITIRLSSDVVEYFRDSGEGWQTRLDEVLKAYIAEHRRAA; this is translated from the coding sequence ATGAACGGCAATACCACCCATGTTGAAAAGCCCTTGACCGACGAAGGCGGCGAAGTACGCGAACTGACAGCGGCAGATATGGCGGCATTCAGCCCACTGGCTGACGTGTTGCCGGAACTGGCCAAAATCGTGCCAAGGCGTGGCAAGCAGAAAGCACCCACCAAGGAACGCATTACCATCCGGCTATCATCCGATGTGGTGGAGTATTTCAGGGATAGCGGCGAAGGCTGGCAAACCCGGCTTGATGAAGTGCTGAAAGCTTACATCGCGGAACATCGCAGGGCGGCATAG
- the dusA gene encoding tRNA dihydrouridine(20/20a) synthase DusA, translating to MNKLNRKFTVAPMLDWTDRHCRYFHRLLTKQAVLYTEMVTVGAILHGDRDRHLRFDVAEHPVALQLGGSEPAEMAECARIAEDYGYDEVNINVGCPSERVQKGAFGACLMAEPQLIAECVAAMQAAVSIPVTVKNRIGIDEQEDYAGLRQFVSTVSEAGCQTFIVHARKAWLKGLSPKENREIPPLRYELVYQLKQEFPDLEIIINGGITTLEQCQQHLRHVDGVMVGREAYHNPWLLAQVDLVLYGTGTSFHNRKAVLAALLPYVQLQLDAGVPLNHISRHILGLFQGMPGARSWRRLISENAHKPGVGINLLRQAAEKVLDLSSGI from the coding sequence ATGAATAAGCTGAACAGGAAATTTACCGTCGCCCCGATGTTGGACTGGACGGATAGGCATTGCCGTTATTTTCATCGTTTACTGACAAAACAGGCAGTTTTATACACCGAAATGGTGACGGTTGGTGCCATCCTGCACGGTGACCGTGACCGCCATTTGCGCTTCGATGTCGCCGAACACCCGGTCGCCCTGCAACTCGGCGGCAGTGAGCCAGCGGAAATGGCGGAATGCGCCCGTATTGCCGAGGATTACGGCTACGATGAAGTCAACATCAACGTCGGCTGCCCCAGCGAACGGGTGCAGAAAGGGGCGTTTGGTGCTTGCCTGATGGCAGAGCCGCAGCTGATCGCGGAATGTGTTGCTGCCATGCAAGCTGCGGTGAGCATCCCTGTCACGGTCAAAAACCGCATCGGTATCGACGAACAGGAGGATTACGCGGGTTTACGCCAGTTTGTCAGCACAGTGTCTGAAGCCGGTTGCCAGACCTTCATCGTCCATGCCCGCAAAGCCTGGCTGAAAGGGCTTAGCCCGAAAGAGAACCGTGAAATTCCGCCGTTACGCTATGAACTGGTTTATCAGCTCAAGCAGGAATTCCCGGATCTGGAGATCATCATCAATGGTGGCATTACTACGCTGGAGCAGTGCCAGCAGCATTTAAGGCATGTCGATGGGGTGATGGTGGGGCGCGAGGCTTACCATAACCCTTGGTTACTGGCACAGGTAGACTTGGTGTTGTACGGCACGGGGACATCTTTCCACAACCGTAAAGCGGTGCTGGCGGCGTTATTGCCTTATGTGCAGTTACAGCTGGATGCTGGCGTGCCGCTGAACCACATCAGCCGTCACATCCTCGGTTTGTTCCAGGGAATGCCAGGTGCACGCAGCTGGCGGCGCTTGATTAGCGAGAATGCCCATAAGCCGGGGGTGGGGATAAATTTATTACGTCAGGCAGCAGAAAAAGTGCTTGACCTTTCATCCGGGATTTAG
- a CDS encoding O-acetylhomoserine aminocarboxypropyltransferase/cysteine synthase family protein codes for MKKETISIHGGYTTDPTTKSVAVPLYQTVAYEFDNAQHGADLFNLAVPGNIYTRLMNPTNDVLEQRVAALENGIAGLVLSSGMAAINYAIINIAEAGDNIVTTPQLYGGTYTLFAHMLPKLGIEVRFAEDDSPEAIDKLIDAKTKAVYCETIGNPAGNIIDIEAIAAVAHQHGVAVIVDNTVPTPILCTPIDYGADIVVHALTKYIGGHGTSLGGIIVDSGKFPWAEHKERYPVLNNPEPSYHGVVYTEALGPAAYIGRARTVPLRNTGSALSPFNAFLILQGLETLGLRMERHCDNAIAVANYLKQHPKVEWVNFAALEGDKYYDLAQKYFNGKPASLMTFGIQGGFEAGVKFYDQLQMIKRLVNIGDAKSLACHPASTTHRQLTPDEQLKAGVRPETIRISVGIEHIDDIIADLEQAFAVV; via the coding sequence ATGAAAAAAGAGACCATTTCCATACACGGCGGCTATACCACCGACCCAACCACCAAATCCGTCGCCGTACCGTTGTACCAGACCGTTGCCTACGAATTCGACAATGCCCAACATGGCGCGGATTTGTTCAACCTGGCCGTACCCGGCAATATCTACACCCGCCTGATGAACCCAACCAATGATGTGCTGGAACAACGCGTCGCAGCGCTGGAAAACGGCATCGCTGGCCTCGTGCTCAGCTCCGGCATGGCCGCCATCAACTATGCCATCATCAACATCGCGGAAGCCGGCGACAATATCGTCACCACCCCGCAGCTGTACGGTGGCACTTACACCTTGTTTGCGCACATGTTGCCCAAGCTGGGTATTGAGGTACGCTTTGCCGAAGATGACAGCCCTGAAGCCATCGACAAGCTGATCGACGCCAAAACCAAGGCGGTTTACTGCGAAACCATCGGCAACCCGGCGGGCAACATCATTGACATCGAAGCCATCGCAGCAGTTGCCCACCAGCACGGCGTTGCGGTCATCGTCGACAACACGGTGCCGACCCCGATCCTGTGTACGCCGATTGATTACGGCGCTGACATCGTGGTACACGCGCTGACCAAATATATCGGCGGGCATGGCACATCCCTCGGCGGCATTATTGTCGATTCCGGCAAATTCCCGTGGGCGGAACACAAGGAACGCTACCCCGTCCTGAACAACCCTGAACCTTCCTACCACGGCGTGGTGTACACCGAAGCGCTGGGGCCAGCCGCCTACATTGGCCGCGCCCGCACCGTGCCACTGCGCAATACTGGCTCCGCCCTGTCGCCATTCAACGCCTTCCTGATCCTGCAAGGGCTGGAAACGCTGGGGCTGCGCATGGAACGCCACTGCGATAACGCCATCGCGGTCGCCAACTACCTGAAGCAGCATCCAAAAGTTGAGTGGGTGAATTTCGCCGCACTGGAAGGCGACAAGTACTACGATCTGGCACAGAAATACTTCAACGGCAAACCGGCCTCACTGATGACCTTCGGCATCCAGGGCGGCTTTGAAGCCGGGGTCAAATTCTACGACCAGCTACAGATGATCAAACGACTGGTCAATATCGGCGACGCCAAATCGCTGGCTTGCCACCCGGCTTCCACCACCCACCGTCAGTTGACGCCGGACGAGCAACTGAAAGCAGGCGTCAGGCCGGAAACCATCCGCATCAGCGTGGGCATCGAACATATCGACGACATCATTGCCGATCTGGAACAAGCATTCGCAGTGGTGTAA
- a CDS encoding tyrosine-type recombinase/integrase, whose protein sequence is MANTFTNHKGIKAASTDKAQTMFKDTECKGLYLRVYPTGRKAFIHRYWLKGKERLYTLGLPELTAKSTEREIAGALSKARALVAEQKAQAQDGIDPAIERNLKAHKVATMPTIEQFADTYINLYAKARKKSWETDRRYLARDVVPILGSLPLDKVGRGHVVALLDKKQEAGAMVARNRLISLLSKFFNYAIERGHITANPAAGIKRTKETSVERTLNDAEIRFLWEQTGDKTQLEPSTALAIRMVLITGQRPGEVAAMHESQLQGDVWRMEDTKNGLAHSVPLSPMALEIIGQARPHARNGVLFPNLKGEVMAGTIMPRAMKRMDWPDKPATPHDLRRTCLTGLGAMGFNRLVQDKVANHKDRTIGGVYDRYDYMAEKRQALEAWGRKLDAILNGHTGGNVVPFKIAG, encoded by the coding sequence ATGGCGAACACGTTCACGAACCACAAGGGCATAAAGGCGGCGTCTACCGACAAGGCTCAAACCATGTTCAAGGATACCGAATGCAAGGGGCTTTACTTGCGTGTCTACCCAACGGGGCGGAAGGCATTCATTCATCGTTATTGGCTGAAAGGAAAAGAACGGCTCTACACCCTGGGCTTGCCGGAACTAACTGCCAAAAGCACGGAACGCGAAATAGCGGGGGCGCTCTCCAAAGCACGGGCATTGGTGGCGGAACAAAAAGCACAAGCACAAGACGGCATAGACCCAGCCATTGAACGCAACCTGAAAGCGCACAAGGTGGCAACCATGCCGACCATTGAACAGTTTGCGGACACCTACATAAACCTGTACGCCAAGGCCAGAAAGAAAAGCTGGGAAACCGACCGGCGATACCTTGCCCGTGATGTTGTCCCGATCCTTGGCAGCCTGCCACTGGACAAGGTGGGGCGCGGGCATGTCGTGGCACTGCTGGACAAAAAGCAGGAAGCCGGGGCGATGGTGGCGCGTAACCGGCTTATCAGCCTGCTATCCAAGTTCTTCAACTACGCCATAGAGCGCGGGCATATCACAGCCAATCCGGCGGCAGGCATCAAACGCACCAAGGAAACCAGCGTGGAACGCACCCTGAACGATGCAGAGATACGCTTCCTCTGGGAACAGACGGGTGACAAGACACAATTGGAACCATCCACGGCGCTGGCCATCCGCATGGTGCTGATTACCGGGCAAAGGCCGGGGGAAGTTGCCGCCATGCACGAAAGCCAGTTACAGGGCGACGTATGGCGCATGGAAGACACCAAGAACGGGCTTGCGCATTCCGTGCCACTGTCACCCATGGCGCTGGAAATCATTGGGCAGGCACGGCCACATGCCCGCAATGGGGTACTGTTCCCAAACCTGAAAGGCGAAGTCATGGCGGGAACCATTATGCCACGGGCAATGAAACGCATGGACTGGCCGGACAAGCCCGCCACCCCGCACGACTTGCGCCGCACCTGCCTGACCGGGCTGGGGGCGATGGGCTTCAACCGGCTGGTGCAAGACAAGGTTGCCAACCACAAAGACCGCACCATTGGGGGCGTGTATGACCGTTACGACTACATGGCAGAGAAACGCCAAGCCCTGGAAGCGTGGGGGCGGAAACTGGATGCGATCCTGAACGGGCATACTGGCGGCAACGTGGTTCCTTTCAAGATTGCAGGTTAA
- a CDS encoding BrnT family toxin, whose protein sequence is MKIDYDPKKNAWNIAHRDLPFDLVEHVDWDTALIREDTRHDYPERRYIMLACLNGALHVACFTPIKDGIRVISFRKATKPERRNYERQYHPC, encoded by the coding sequence ATGAAAATAGACTATGACCCGAAGAAGAACGCCTGGAACATTGCACACAGGGATTTGCCCTTTGACCTTGTGGAGCATGTTGACTGGGATACGGCACTGATTCGGGAGGATACCCGGCACGACTACCCGGAACGGCGTTACATCATGCTGGCCTGCCTGAATGGTGCTTTGCATGTCGCGTGTTTTACCCCGATAAAGGACGGCATCAGGGTTATCAGTTTCAGGAAGGCAACCAAACCAGAAAGGCGGAATTATGAACGGCAATACCACCCATGTTGA
- the tnpC gene encoding IS66 family transposase, whose translation MPALAHPLPTTLDEAHQLIVRQQERIAGLEKQAARVVVLEQQVETLQKQLEELVAKLGSSSRNSSKPPSSDSPEQRAARPKRKGSGRPHGGQPGHPRHERALYPPEQVTRTEQYFPESTCACGGAVAVDWENPYRHQVTDIAPPPPPEVTEHQFYHGVCQSCGNQHHSQWPDWVPSGQMGAGVIAWIVVLAGQFRLSMRQTQLLLWEVWQVRFSTGAISKAQGKSIPWMGPLYRQVGEHVRGQAVCHADETRHYRGTNTYWLWALADNTVTYFMTHYSRGKAAADALLGSFTGYLVTDHFSGYGNVPPERRQLCWAHLIRHFRKMAGRCGGGGMVGKRLLLIACATVRTHHRWQQHPEGAARYRRRILRLRRSFQATLSLGEALDNCKRTRNQCKHLRKDEAMCWTFLKDTRIPLTNNRAERVIRPYVQWRKTSFASQSAQGDRFRPTVLTVLGTARQLGMDMATLMRYVCSQGLAHKPVAVRFPLGQVCTRKPLQMA comes from the coding sequence TTGCCAGCCCTAGCCCACCCACTGCCGACCACCCTTGATGAAGCACATCAGCTGATCGTGCGCCAACAGGAACGGATAGCCGGGTTGGAGAAGCAAGCGGCACGGGTAGTGGTGTTGGAACAGCAAGTCGAAACGCTGCAAAAACAGCTCGAAGAACTGGTGGCCAAACTGGGCAGCAGTTCCCGCAACAGCTCCAAACCGCCGTCCTCAGACAGCCCGGAACAACGGGCAGCCCGTCCAAAACGCAAGGGGAGTGGCCGCCCGCATGGCGGGCAACCCGGCCATCCACGCCACGAACGGGCGTTATATCCCCCCGAACAAGTGACCCGCACTGAACAGTATTTCCCGGAAAGCACCTGCGCCTGTGGTGGGGCAGTGGCGGTTGACTGGGAAAACCCTTACCGCCATCAGGTCACGGACATCGCCCCTCCGCCGCCACCCGAGGTGACGGAGCACCAGTTTTACCACGGTGTCTGCCAATCCTGCGGCAACCAACACCACAGCCAGTGGCCGGACTGGGTCCCCAGCGGGCAAATGGGTGCGGGTGTGATTGCCTGGATTGTGGTGCTGGCCGGACAGTTTCGCCTGTCGATGCGCCAAACCCAGCTCCTGTTGTGGGAAGTCTGGCAGGTGCGCTTCAGCACCGGGGCGATCAGCAAAGCGCAAGGCAAATCCATCCCGTGGATGGGGCCGCTGTACCGTCAGGTCGGTGAGCATGTGCGTGGGCAGGCGGTCTGCCATGCCGATGAAACCCGCCATTACCGTGGCACGAACACCTACTGGTTATGGGCATTGGCGGACAACACCGTCACGTACTTCATGACCCATTACTCACGCGGCAAGGCTGCCGCCGATGCCTTGTTGGGCAGTTTTACCGGTTATCTGGTGACAGACCACTTCAGCGGTTACGGCAATGTCCCGCCCGAACGGCGGCAACTGTGCTGGGCACACCTGATCCGGCACTTCCGCAAGATGGCCGGGCGTTGTGGCGGAGGGGGAATGGTTGGCAAACGCCTGCTGCTGATTGCCTGCGCCACCGTCCGCACCCATCACCGCTGGCAACAGCACCCCGAAGGGGCGGCACGCTACCGGCGGCGGATACTGCGCCTGCGCCGCAGCTTCCAGGCCACCCTCAGCCTGGGCGAAGCATTGGATAACTGCAAACGCACCCGCAACCAATGCAAACATCTCCGTAAAGATGAGGCCATGTGCTGGACTTTCCTCAAGGATACACGCATTCCCCTCACCAATAACCGCGCTGAACGGGTGATCCGCCCCTACGTGCAATGGCGTAAGACCAGTTTTGCCAGCCAGTCGGCACAAGGGGACAGGTTCCGGCCAACCGTGCTGACCGTGTTGGGGACTGCCCGGCAATTGGGGATGGATATGGCAACCCTGATGCGCTATGTGTGCTCCCAAGGCTTGGCTCATAAGCCGGTCGCCGTGCGCTTCCCCTTGGGGCAGGTCTGTACCCGCAAACCGCTACAAATGGCGTGA
- a CDS encoding DUF3987 domain-containing protein: MQPNAQTKADGLGGVVFEFPAGSKRPEPEPAQPSTRLDLLKHLPEGSFKQYVDDVALMCNIHQSTGLLIALGIVSAVACRVFGVQYQNGDALPVGEYVICGGLPGDAKSRMLKTFQWPVFQAHKEAVKDYRRREAEFKEDPANEGQKFKEPYPSRIFITDSTVEALEPILAKSGGYFALASAEQAVINTLTGASYGGEGRKNNNDLPLKGFNAEYHASSRSTRDSYTGLVIGSITCFAQPAAIETILAKSEGSGMAERFLLAEEPTQQGTRDHTRQHYPQAYSQNVYNRIVGELAKRALEQPQDFEDLPAYRISSSDWHKIYLFRNELEPHLADGGKYSTATMRGVASKVDMHIMKLAALLACLYEHPTGEIPSQFIDAAISIMKDMLDNTLSLLFKIGVIGFNAEEHQIIDYLGNRKGATRRQVQEAKAKVKPFRESQSPYKAISGTIDRLIQKGVVVEALEIGHDGTERRLLYLAA; the protein is encoded by the coding sequence ATGCAACCAAACGCACAAACCAAAGCTGACGGCCTTGGCGGGGTTGTCTTTGAATTCCCGGCAGGCAGCAAACGCCCTGAGCCGGAACCCGCCCAACCGTCAACACGGCTCGATCTGCTGAAACACCTACCGGAAGGCAGCTTCAAGCAATACGTGGATGACGTGGCCTTGATGTGCAACATCCACCAGAGCACCGGCTTACTGATTGCCCTTGGCATTGTTTCAGCCGTGGCGTGCCGTGTCTTCGGTGTGCAATATCAGAATGGCGACGCTCTGCCCGTTGGTGAATATGTCATCTGTGGCGGGCTTCCCGGCGATGCAAAAAGCCGGATGTTGAAAACCTTCCAGTGGCCAGTCTTTCAAGCGCACAAAGAAGCTGTGAAGGATTACCGGCGGCGTGAAGCTGAATTCAAGGAAGACCCGGCAAATGAGGGACAAAAGTTCAAGGAACCTTACCCGTCCCGCATTTTCATTACTGATTCAACCGTTGAAGCCCTGGAACCCATCCTTGCTAAATCAGGCGGATACTTCGCCCTTGCCAGTGCGGAACAGGCGGTAATCAACACCTTGACCGGCGCAAGCTATGGCGGGGAAGGGCGCAAGAATAACAACGATCTACCGTTGAAGGGTTTCAATGCTGAATACCATGCTTCCAGCAGATCAACCCGCGACAGTTATACCGGGCTGGTTATCGGTTCAATCACTTGCTTTGCGCAACCGGCGGCGATTGAAACCATACTGGCAAAATCCGAGGGTTCCGGCATGGCTGAACGCTTCCTGCTGGCAGAAGAGCCAACGCAGCAAGGGACACGCGACCACACCCGGCAACATTACCCGCAGGCATATAGCCAGAACGTTTATAACCGCATTGTGGGCGAACTGGCGAAGCGGGCATTAGAACAGCCGCAAGACTTTGAAGACCTGCCCGCCTACCGCATCAGTTCAAGCGACTGGCACAAAATCTACTTGTTCCGTAACGAACTGGAACCGCACCTTGCAGACGGCGGCAAGTACAGCACCGCCACCATGCGCGGCGTGGCGTCCAAGGTGGACATGCACATCATGAAGCTTGCGGCGCTACTGGCCTGCCTGTATGAGCACCCCACAGGTGAGATACCCAGCCAGTTCATTGACGCTGCAATCAGCATCATGAAAGACATGCTCGACAACACGCTAAGCCTATTATTCAAGATTGGCGTTATCGGGTTCAATGCCGAGGAACACCAGATTATTGATTACCTTGGCAACCGGAAGGGGGCAACCCGCAGGCAAGTACAGGAAGCGAAAGCAAAGGTAAAACCGTTCCGGGAGTCACAAAGCCCCTATAAGGCTATCAGTGGCACAATAGACCGGCTGATACAGAAAGGGGTTGTGGTTGAAGCATTGGAAATCGGCCACGACGGCACGGAACGCAGACTGTTATATCTGGCTGCCTGA
- a CDS encoding helix-turn-helix transcriptional regulator translates to MAASTQTTPTTDRALKIGEVRGLVGLGTSRIYELEKAGQFPRRRLFGSRSVRWLQSEIMAYIQSRPAA, encoded by the coding sequence ATGGCTGCAAGCACACAAACTACCCCGACAACAGACCGCGCCTTGAAAATTGGCGAAGTCCGCGGACTTGTCGGGCTTGGAACATCCCGCATCTATGAACTTGAAAAGGCAGGCCAATTCCCAAGGCGTCGCCTGTTCGGTTCACGTTCGGTTCGCTGGCTGCAAAGCGAAATCATGGCCTACATCCAGAGCAGGCCAGCAGCATGA
- a CDS encoding rhodanese-like domain-containing protein, with product MNAVKVLALVLAISTSVGLGACSKAQGLGEKSGNAAEASVQQGSVSNVSNAELQDLMAKGVTLVDIRLPEEWQQTGVVEGSKLLTLFEKNGSVAPNFLADLQKMVPADKPVALICRTGNRTRAGTQMLAQAGYTQVYNVTHGITGWIGEGKPVARQ from the coding sequence ATGAATGCAGTCAAGGTTTTGGCACTGGTATTGGCTATCAGCACATCTGTTGGGCTGGGGGCTTGCTCAAAGGCACAGGGGCTGGGTGAAAAGTCCGGGAATGCGGCGGAAGCATCCGTGCAGCAAGGTAGCGTGAGCAATGTTTCCAACGCGGAACTGCAAGACCTGATGGCGAAAGGGGTAACGCTGGTGGACATCCGCTTGCCGGAAGAATGGCAGCAAACCGGCGTGGTGGAAGGCAGCAAGCTGTTGACCCTGTTTGAGAAAAATGGCTCGGTTGCACCGAATTTCCTCGCCGACCTGCAAAAAATGGTTCCTGCCGACAAGCCGGTGGCGCTGATCTGCCGTACTGGTAACCGTACCCGTGCCGGGACGCAAATGCTGGCGCAAGCGGGTTATACGCAGGTTTACAACGTCACGCATGGGATTACTGGCTGGATTGGGGAAGGCAAGCCGGTTGCGCGGCAATAA
- a CDS encoding TM2 domain-containing protein, with translation MQKVLIKSSKLIVPVVAVSSNGNIKAQTPQGERWFKAPDVSYDLAGGTPMEDTLTPSRNSSHIKDVNTPSTENKNEGFSDAKLLLLYESRKKSGIVAALLNLFLPGAGYIYSGQWITGVVTFFFVIALIIFSLGVLIIPVALALIADGFLSASRYNKKLIGNMLAGG, from the coding sequence ATGCAAAAAGTCCTGATTAAATCAAGCAAATTAATTGTCCCCGTGGTTGCTGTCAGCTCCAATGGAAACATCAAAGCCCAAACCCCTCAAGGAGAACGTTGGTTTAAAGCGCCAGATGTTTCGTATGACCTTGCGGGAGGAACACCAATGGAAGATACGCTTACACCCTCCAGAAATAGCAGTCATATCAAAGATGTAAATACACCTTCCACCGAAAACAAAAACGAAGGCTTCAGTGATGCCAAATTATTATTGCTGTACGAGTCACGCAAGAAATCCGGCATTGTCGCTGCCTTGTTAAATCTTTTTCTCCCTGGTGCTGGCTATATTTATAGTGGCCAGTGGATAACTGGCGTGGTTACATTTTTCTTTGTTATTGCCCTAATCATTTTTAGCCTCGGGGTTCTTATAATCCCGGTAGCTTTAGCGCTTATTGCGGATGGCTTTCTGTCTGCCAGTCGTTATAACAAGAAATTAATTGGCAATATGCTGGCAGGAGGTTAG